A DNA window from Bdellovibrio sp. BCCA contains the following coding sequences:
- a CDS encoding RHS repeat domain-containing protein → MLFGAYYPPLSEQLNNGIEYRYDNEDRVSEILIGGISATSYKYGAQESRLFEVKNSHATVGIAYAVNENKKPTNLISSLVTSDGVRINYSYLWKLPVAVDTQGPVSSSLRYKYNADATLASIDVAGADGKLFSYALGYDLDGLPIKVGSISFALDTVGRVQGSSHGVIKGQTQYNLNGYVVSDAYSVNGKTIANLTYSRDPLGRISTTVSSYPSQKLNYSYDKLGRLVAVQSSNGIREYSYDDNGNRLSFKSGSVAIKGEYDDQDRLIFYGQNKYTYSKFGNLAKVEEYVSPSQQPRITEYDYDSMGNLRAVKLPDGRLIEYIIDGQNRRIGKKINGKLVQGFIFQSQYQIAAETDGSGKIIRRFVYGSKLNIPDYVVTGGKEYRIISDQVGTPKVIVEAATGKIIESLNYDEFGVSLNGKHSAYLPFGFAGGVNDSDTGLVRFGARDYSPIVGRWTNKDPIGFNGGDTNLYGYVANNPVSYIDPTGNCPWCIGAVVGGVASGVSAYLAGGDVKTIAVSAAVGAVAGAASMGVSAFTSSATAAIAANAVIGGSASVVNQIATGTSLSALNYSQIGIGALAGGIGAGVGLGVGTAAFYGTPVIGRSIGLGLARTNEFWASLLTGTAIGTTIEGVGACR, encoded by the coding sequence GTGCTTTTTGGCGCTTATTATCCTCCGTTGTCGGAGCAATTAAATAACGGCATTGAATATCGCTATGATAATGAAGATCGAGTTTCGGAAATTTTGATTGGTGGTATCTCAGCAACTTCTTACAAATATGGAGCTCAAGAGTCCAGATTGTTTGAAGTTAAAAATAGTCATGCTACAGTTGGAATTGCTTACGCCGTGAATGAAAATAAGAAACCGACGAACTTAATAAGCTCTCTGGTAACTTCCGATGGCGTTAGAATAAACTATTCATATCTTTGGAAGTTGCCAGTGGCTGTGGATACGCAAGGCCCTGTATCATCTTCTCTACGTTATAAATATAATGCAGATGCGACCTTGGCCAGTATTGATGTAGCAGGGGCGGATGGAAAGCTTTTTTCATATGCTCTTGGCTATGATCTCGACGGTCTTCCGATAAAAGTAGGAAGTATTTCTTTCGCCTTGGATACAGTTGGGCGAGTTCAAGGCTCATCTCATGGCGTAATTAAAGGACAAACGCAATACAACTTAAATGGATATGTCGTTAGCGATGCTTATTCAGTAAATGGAAAGACCATTGCAAATTTAACCTATTCTAGAGATCCTCTCGGAAGAATTTCGACAACAGTCTCATCATATCCATCTCAAAAATTGAATTATAGCTACGATAAATTAGGAAGACTAGTTGCAGTTCAAAGTAGCAACGGCATTCGCGAATACTCCTACGATGATAATGGCAATCGCTTAAGCTTTAAGTCTGGGTCGGTTGCTATTAAAGGCGAATACGATGATCAAGATCGTTTAATTTTCTATGGTCAGAATAAGTACACTTATTCTAAATTCGGAAATCTCGCAAAAGTTGAAGAATATGTTTCACCGTCGCAACAACCAAGAATCACCGAGTACGACTATGACTCCATGGGAAATCTTCGCGCTGTAAAGTTACCTGACGGACGTTTAATCGAATACATTATCGACGGCCAAAATCGCCGAATTGGGAAAAAAATAAACGGAAAACTTGTTCAAGGATTTATATTTCAATCTCAATATCAAATCGCTGCCGAAACCGACGGATCTGGCAAAATCATCCGACGTTTTGTATACGGATCAAAACTCAATATTCCTGATTATGTTGTAACTGGGGGCAAAGAGTATCGTATTATCTCCGACCAAGTCGGAACACCGAAAGTAATTGTCGAAGCGGCAACAGGAAAAATCATTGAGTCATTAAATTATGACGAGTTCGGTGTTTCTTTAAATGGAAAACATAGCGCTTATCTTCCTTTTGGTTTTGCGGGCGGAGTAAATGATAGCGACACCGGGTTAGTACGCTTTGGCGCTCGTGATTACTCTCCTATCGTTGGAAGGTGGACAAATAAAGATCCTATCGGATTTAATGGCGGAGATACGAATTTGTATGGGTATGTTGCCAATAACCCTGTGAGCTATATTGACCCAACTGGGAATTGTCCTTGGTGTATAGGCGCGGTTGTAGGCGGTGTGGCCTCCGGAGTGTCAGCTTATTTAGCTGGCGGTGACGTGAAAACAATCGCGGTTTCTGCTGCGGTGGGAGCTGTTGCTGGAGCCGCATCCATGGGGGTAAGTGCATTCACCTCATCAGCGACAGCTGCAATTGCTGCGAATGCGGTAATTGGGGGTAGCGCTAGTGTAGTAAATCAGATCGCAACAGGGACCTCGCTTAGCGCCCTGAATTATTCCCAGATTGGTATAGGTGCTCTGGCTGGTGGAATTGGAGCAGGCGTCGGATTGGGGGTTGGAACAGCCGCATTTTACGGTACGCCGGTCATTGGGCGAAGCATCGGGCTTGGTCTTGCACGAACCAATGAATTCTGGGCATCGCTACTAACTGGTACTGCAATTGGAACAACTATTGAGGGAGTCGGCGCTTGCAGGTAG
- a CDS encoding YceI family protein, protein MMKFVLGALVLVVAGSVHAADVYKIDAKASSVAWKGSKKMGSSHHGGISVKDGDVTFNKGQLTGGNVVIDMTTVTNDDLKDSPDYQKKLVGHLSSDDFFSVTKFPTASFKITNVTAKSKTEAVVKGELTMIGKTNPIEFPVKFTVDKGIATGEALVKIDRTKWGLKYGSGNFFKELAGDKIINDEFELNLKLVAKK, encoded by the coding sequence ATGATGAAGTTTGTTTTGGGTGCTCTTGTTTTGGTGGTGGCTGGTTCTGTTCATGCTGCTGATGTTTATAAGATTGATGCTAAGGCTAGTTCTGTGGCTTGGAAGGGGTCTAAGAAGATGGGGAGTTCTCATCATGGTGGGATCTCTGTTAAGGATGGGGATGTTACTTTCAATAAAGGGCAATTGACGGGTGGTAATGTTGTTATTGATATGACGACTGTGACTAATGATGATTTGAAAGACAGTCCTGACTATCAGAAGAAACTTGTTGGTCATCTTTCTAGTGATGATTTCTTTAGCGTCACAAAATTCCCTACGGCTTCTTTTAAGATCACTAATGTGACTGCGAAGTCTAAGACAGAAGCTGTTGTAAAAGGTGAATTGACGATGATCGGTAAAACAAATCCTATCGAATTCCCTGTGAAGTTTACTGTTGATAAGGGAATTGCCACTGGTGAAGCTCTTGTGAAAATTGATCGTACGAAGTGGGGTCTTAAATATGGTTCTGGCAACTTCTTTAAAGAACTTGCTGGTGACAAGATCATCAACGACGAGTTTGAATTGAATTTGAAACTTGTTGCTAAGAAATAG